In Colletotrichum higginsianum IMI 349063 chromosome 1, whole genome shotgun sequence, the DNA window CTTTGACAGGTCCGAACGGTGGGCGCAATGAGAGACATGGGGAAGATGCTGAAAACCTTTGTCGGCGTCTATCTTAGGTCGTTTTACTCGTGGAAATAAGGCCTTCCTTAATCAACCAGTCGGCAATCTGGGCCACACACTCTTCGACACTCGACTTGTCGGTCCTAATGATAATTTCGGGGCTCAAAGGCTCCTCGTAGGGGGCGGAAATGCCGGTGAAGTCCTTAATCTCTCCAGCCCTCGCCTTCTTGTAAAGACCTTTGGGGTCGCGCTGCTCAGCAACCTCAAGGGGCACGTCGACGAAGATCTCGATGAAGGGAATGGCATCGTCGTTGTTCTGACCGGCCTGGGCGTGTAGCTCGCGAGCTACTTGGCGATCGGCGCGGTAGGGGGAGATGAAGGAGGTGATAGCGACAGTTGAGGAGTCAGCAAACAGCTTGGCGACCTGTCCGCGGTTGGCGCAGATTGGTTAGAGGAATCTCTAGGGTGGACAATGCGAAGGTTGAGAACCACGCAATAAGAGGTTTGGAGCATACCTCTGCGATGCGACGGATGTTCTCGTTGCGGTCCTTTTCGGAGAAACCGAGGTCCTTGTTGAGCCCGAACCGAACGTTGTCGCCATCCAGACGGTAGGCGGCAACTCCCAGGTGCAGCAGATGCTGTTCAAGGGCGGTGGCAACGGTAGACTTGCCCGAGGCAGAGAGTCCGGTCAGCCACATAGTGAAGCCGCGCTGGCTGCGAAGCTGGTTGCGCTCATGgcgcgagagggaggggtgcCATGTGATGTTGCTATTGGGTTGAAATGAGTGCGTTAGCCAACTCCAAATCATACATCCAGAGCGCGTAGAGTAAGTGTTATGGCAGTATGGCGGGGTAGTTGGCGCAATAAAAACAGACAGCTTGGGTGACTGCGGGGTTTTGAGAACATGAGGGCAGTGAATatccgagagagagaaaggtcGGATAAGCGTCGGCCGAATCAAAACACATGTTGGGCTTCTGTATATGATGGTACTCACGTAGCCATTGTAGGTTTCTGGTATAAGAGGTGTTGCTAATTCCACACGCAAAAAATGTGACGGTTGAGAATAGAGCGAGTGGCAGTTCAAGACggagggagaggacgaggagcacAACGTACCTTTCTATGTAAAAACGTACGGCACATACAAACGCAAAAATGGACCGAGTAATGGCACTTCCCTTTTGAGTTACATAAGCTAAGCTACAATGGGTTGAGAGGTAAGGCCAAGGCAAAAACTAAGTCAGTAGGTAGGTATACCTAGCGCGTTGTGGGCTGTTGTGTAAGGCGTCGCCGGAACTTCCATCTACATGCCTCACCCACGTTCTCGCCCATTCGGGCCCAAATAGCCTGTCGTTCCCCTCCGCCCCGCTCACGAGTGTGCCTAAGAATCGGCTGCCATGGGCGGCTTTCGGAGGGGGACGTGGAGCGCACCGGCATCGGCTTCGTCTGCTTCCAAGGCAGGAAGCGGGTGCGGTGGGAAGAGCGCATTGATACGGTTCCCCTCCAAGCCGTTAGTGCCAATAGCAGACTTCAAGGAGAAAAATTCGACTTGAGATGCGACAGAGTGAGCGCCGACCGATGGCGTCAGATCGGCTAAAGGTGGATCATCGCTTGGCGGGTCTTC includes these proteins:
- a CDS encoding Adenylyl-sulfate kinase; this translates as MATNITWHPSLSRHERNQLRSQRGFTMWLTGLSASGKSTVATALEQHLLHLGVAAYRLDGDNVRFGLNKDLGFSEKDRNENIRRIAEVAKLFADSSTVAITSFISPYRADRQVARELHAQAGQNNDDAIPFIEIFVDVPLEVAEQRDPKGLYKKARAGEIKDFTGISAPYEEPLSPEIIIRTDKSSVEECVAQIADWLIKEGLISTSKTT